One genomic segment of Linepithema humile isolate Giens D197 chromosome 5, Lhum_UNIL_v1.0, whole genome shotgun sequence includes these proteins:
- the LOC105676159 gene encoding uncharacterized protein isoform X3, with the protein MRQNGHPVARHERAVAMTSLILENADLNRLFPKCRPRGGPPPAPGASTQSSQQPHDSPCQTEAAAITTATAATAATAAVTIASTNTSTSVSAISDDMIDLERDTSDRYRKRANGRKKSGSLSRRTASVAPGFTVEGQLPHATKPLSSSSSSASGRSEDAPQYGSLPGSDHQGQSQQDDSGPEESPVYILTSAKGGPSYKLRDSRIIEIAGGREVFSQSRGKVAARKSRFLAASNSINNEDIQTDNKLVKKNNKSPSTQTIWELRSRCGETRKQRANREVTETVFASEVHSVRRNPTKSILDYDSPKSNRSNRIINYDSILNSNNVEYTVPKSITDLDYGLPKSCVDYQSNHNTPARSMAIVSDGEVVVFDDIDDNWQGLRLDLASSNTNQVTTTSLDLETDDSQRGRIAPEPPSSSVGSTPSPTTAYHRNTSEFFKVVTPASDCEADSPSPERNHKVARVIGELPIAQYSGSPRRYGVRENTQLPSLLSSPSMYMTPRPGFPQRVLPTTPNHNKKEDISAEIIVDKTVIENISNEDQIVHPSTPSPKAEEEEEDSLKPSTLPADNISSLVSPGGSTFDYLYEFSETRKVLEEFFKCPAPTKEKENNIESFPFQDLDYELRRQGGSAYVGQRLASGPPTTEEVMVHESPKKQRADFPQNTGEHENNFLDLSVGTGSSEDLGETEVGLQVGHSRNFTLSPETTDCDSNCGDLDSEVSLMMMDNELMPASGLLGSVGDLGNNSDSLRIYTSMPVLEDGLSSGHASDTDNNNPTVMLMKRQINEIEKEIIQRTRNDMLGTNENDSGKDVSLNVTKDILNTLKTTSPDLFIAKKENSYDTNELQLDGLDPLGTPPPPAPQGRQSVSLEVNCGEVEAAIKDIRMALQRTKTLPVKSPSEEPPEPSVSPIWIPSIMDGRRRICMESNSEESDARRVGDEADVEIEECPDEEEADTDLETDRLLGQQRTDDQGFYDDKGWRKPKTRTMLPPMNAKVATPKQTPPKTLSVAPIETLAPSEPIPSTSTSISPPPVVSVIQSPSSNECEVATPAQPTSSPQKTPVKNSPSSPQSLKESNNKVKKDKEGKKKSRNKEVLIEGVLFRARYLGSTQLVCEGQPTKSTRMCQAEEAVSRIKAPDGDSQPSTEVDLFISTEKIMVLNTDLKEIMMDHALRTISYIADIGDLVVLMARRRFVPHEMEEVPKINRTPKMICHVFESEEAQFIAQSIGQAFQVAYMEFLKANGIEDHSFVKEMDYQEVLNSQEIFGDELQMFAKKEMQKEVVVPKAKGEILGVVIVESGWGSMLPTVVIANLAPAGAAARCGQLNIGDQIIAINGVSLVGLPLSTCQTYIKNSKNQTVVKLTVVPCAPVVEVKIKRPDTKYQLGFSVQNGVICSLLRGGIAERGGVRVGHRIIEINNQSVVAVPHEKIVNLLATSVGEILMKTMPTSMFRLLTGQESPVYI; encoded by the exons ATGAGACAG AATGGACATCCTGTTGCGAGACATGAACGCGCCGTGGCGATGACAAGTCTGATCTTGGAGAACGCCGACTTGAATCGACTCTTTCCGAAATGCCGGCCTAGGGGCGGTCCACCCCCGGCCCCGGGGGCCTCCACGCAGAGCAGCCAGCAGCCGCATGACAGCCCCTGCCAGACGGAGGCCGCTGCTATcaccaccgccaccgccgcgaCCGCCGCAACAGCCGCTGTCACCATCGCCTCTACGAACACGTCGACAAGCGTCTCCGCGATATCGGACGACATGATCGACCTCGAGCGCGACACCTCCGACAG GTATAGGAAACGAGCGAATGGCAGAAAAAAATCAGGTTCGCTGTCCCGTAGGACGGCGAGCGTGGCGCCCGGTTTCACGGTCGAGGGCCAACTACCGCACGCCACGAAGCCGCTTTCGTCGAGCTCGTCCTCGGCGTCAGGACGCAGCGAGGACGCGCCGCAATACGGGAGTCTACCGGGCAGCGATCACCAGGGACAATCGCAGCAGGACGATAGCGGGCCCGAGGAGAGTCCCGTGTACATTCTGACCTCGGCCAAGGGTGGCCCCAGCTACAAGCTTCGGGATTCGAG AATTATAGAAATTGCTGGTGGTCGAGAAGTATTCTCACAAAGCCGAGGGAAGGTAGCAGCTAGAAAATCACGATTTCTGGCTGCatcaaattctataaataacgAGGATATTCAAACTGATAATAAGCTAGTTAAGAAGAATAACAAATCTCCTAGCACGCAGACCATATGGGAGTTAAGAAGCcg ATGCGGTGAAACCAGAAAGCAACGTGCAAACCGGGAAGTAACAGAGACTGTATTTGCCTCAGAGGTACACTCAGTACGACGCAATCCTACAAAGTCCATTCTCGATTACGACTCACCTAAGAGCAACCGTAGCAATCGCATAATTAATTAcgattcaattttaaatagcaATAATGTAGAATATACGGTACCAAAAAGTATTACCGACCTGGACTATGGATTACCAAAAAGTTGCGTAGATTATCAATCAAATCACAACACACCTGCGAGAAGTATGGCTATTGTCAGCGACGGCGAAGTTGTTGTTTTCGACGATATCGATGACAATTGGCAGGGATTGCGATTAGATTTGGCGTCGAGTAACACAAATCAAGTGACGACGACGAGTCTAGATTTGGAGACAGATGATTCTCAGAGAGGTCGTATCGCACCGGAACCACCTAGTTCCAGCGTTGGAAGTACACCTAGTCCTACAACGGCATATCACCGCAATACTTCAGAATTCTTTAAA GTTGTTACACCAGCGAGTGATTGCGAGGCAGATTCTCCTTCTCCAGAACGTAATCATAAAGTTGCAAGAGTTATTGGTGAATTACCAATTGCACAGTATTCTGGCAGTCCAAGGCGTTATGGAGTCCGCGAAAATACACAGCTTCCTAGCTTGTTATCATCGCCTTCAATGTATATGACACCGAGGCCTGGTTTTCCTCAAAGAGTATTACCAACAACACCAAATCACAATAAG AAGGAAGATATCTCTGCAGAAATCATTGTAGACAAGACTgtgatagaaaatattagtaaCGAAGACCAGATTGTACATCCTTCAACTCCATCACCAAAGGccgaagaggaagaggaagactCTTTAAAACCGTCAACTTTACCTGCTGATAATATAAGCAGTCTTGTCTCGCCAGGCGGTAGCACTTTTGACTATCTGTACGAATTTTCAGAGACTAGAAAAGtattagaagaatttttcaaatgtcCGGCGCcgacgaaagaaaaagaaaacaacatAGAGTCTTTTCCTTTCCAA GATCTTGATTATGAACTGCGAAGACAAGGAGGAAGTGCATACGTTGGCCAGCGATTAGCTAGTGGTCCACCGACAACGGAGGAAGTTATGGTACATGAATCTCCTAAAAAACAGCGGGCAGATTTTCCACAAAAT acGGGTGAACACGAAAACAATTTCCTAGACCTGTCAGTAGGTACTGGTAGTAGTGAAGATCTTGGAGAAACTGAGGTCGGTTTACAAGTAGGACACTCACGTAATTTTACGCTGAGTCCGGAAACGACCGACTGTGACAGCAATTGCGGAGATCTCGATAGCGAAGTGTCCCTCATGATGATGGATAATGAATTAATGCCAGCAAGTGGCCTTCTCGGATCGGTCGGTGATTTGGGGAATAATTCGGATTCCCTGAGAATATATACTAGCATGCCGGTGTTAGAAGACGGCCTGTCCAGCGGACACGCGAGCGATACTGACAACAATAATCCTACTGTGATGCTCATGAAACGGCAAATAAACGAAATAGAAAAGGAAATCATTCAGAGAACTCGTAACGACATGTTAGGCACAAATGAGAATGATTCTGGAAAGGACGTCAGTCTGAATGTaacgaaagatattttgaacaCGCTAAAGACTACGTCCCCTGATCTGTTTATcgcgaagaaagaaaattcgtACGATACGAACGAGTTACAACTCGACGGACTGGATCCATTGGGCACGCCACCGCCGCCGGCGCCTCAAGGACGGCAAAGTGTATCTCTGGAGGTGAACTGCGGCGAGGTAGAGGCGGCTATTAAAGACATTAGGATGGCACTGCAAAGAACTAAAACTCTGCCTGTGAAGTCCCCGTCCGAAGAACCGCCGGAGCCGAGCGTCAGTCCGATATGGATACCAAG TATAATGGATGGCAGGCGGAGAATTTGTATGGAGAGCAATAGCGAGGAATCGGATGCGCGCCGCGTAGGCGACGAAGCCGACGTGGAAATTGAGGAATGTCCGGATGAAGAAGAGGCGGATACCGATCTCGAAACGGATCGGTTACTTGGGCAGCAGAGAACGGACGATCAAGGATTTTACGACGACAAG GGGTGGAGGAAGCCTAAGACTAGGACAATGTTACCACCAATGAATGCGAAAGTCGCTACTCCAAAGCAAACCCCTCCCAAAACCTTGAGTGTCGCCCCGATAGAGACGCTAGCACCTTCCGAGCCCATACCCTCGACGTCTACCTCGATTTCCCCTCCTCCCGTAGTGTCTGTTATACAATCGCCGTCTTCTAACGAGTGCGAAGTAGCCACTCCCGCGCAACCTACATCGAGTCCGCAGAAGACCCCAGTTAAAAACTCTCCCTCATCCCCTCAGAGCCTCAAGGAATCCAACAACAAGGTGAAAAAG GATAAGgagggaaagaaaaagagcagAAACAAAGAAG TGTTGATTGAAGGAGTCTTGTTCCGCGCGAGGTACTTGGGATCTACGCAACTGGTATGCGAGGGTCAACCGACGAAATCGACTCGAATGTGTCAAGCGGAGGAGGCCGTTTCTAGGATAAAG GCACCGGACGGTGACAGTCAGCCAAGCACGGAGGTAGACCTTTTCATTTCGACGGAAAAGATCATGGTTCTCAACACTGATCTGAAGGAGATCATGATGGATCACGCATTACGCACGATTTCGTACATAGCGGATATCGGCGATCTTGTAGTGCTAATGGCGCGGCGACGCTTCGTGCCGCACGAAATGGAGGAAGTACCGAAAATTAACCGAACTCCCAAGATGATCTGTCACGTTTTCGAAAGTGAGGAAGCTCAATTCATAGCACAAAGTATCGGACAAGCGTTCCAAGTAGCTTACATGGAGTTCCTAAAGGCAAACGGGATAGAAGATCATAGTTTCGTGAAGGAAATGGATTATCAAGAAGTGCTCAATTCGCAAGAGATATTTGGCGACGAGCTGCAGATGTTTGCAAAGAAAGAAATGCAGAAAGAG GTGGTGGTACCGAAGGCGAAGGGCGAGATCCTCGGCGTTGTAATTGTTGAGTCTGGATGGGGCTCTATGCTGCCAACCGTAGTCATAGCTAATTTGGCGCCGGCCGGCGCCGCCGCCCGTTGCGGACAGCTTAACATTGGCGATCAGATAATAGCGATTAACGGTGTATCGTTAGTCGGCTTGCCTTTGTCCACGTGTCAGACTTACATAAAGAATTCCAAGAATCAGACGGTCGTCAAGCTGACTGTCGTACCGTGCGCGCCTGTAGTCGAAGTGAAAATCAAGAGACCCGACACGAAATATCAGTTAGGATTTAGTGTACAGAATGGAGTGATATGTAGTCTATTGAGAGGTGGTATCGCCGAACGGGGCGGAGTTCGCGTGGGCCATAGGATAATTGAAATCAATAATCAGAGTGTTGTTGCTGTACCACACGAAAAGATTGTTAATCTTCTGGCCACATCAGTGGGAGAG atTTTGATGAAAACAATGCCCACATCGATGTTTAGGCTGTTAACCGGCCAGGAGTCTCCGGTGTACATATAA
- the LOC105676159 gene encoding uncharacterized protein isoform X7 gives MRQNGHPVARHERAVAMTSLILENADLNRLFPKCRPRGGPPPAPGASTQSSQQPHDSPCQTEAAAITTATAATAATAAVTIASTNTSTSVSAISDDMIDLERDTSDRYRKRANGRKKSGSLSRRTASVAPGFTVEGQLPHATKPLSSSSSSASGRSEDAPQYGSLPGSDHQGQSQQDDSGPEESPVYILTSAKGGPSYKLRDSRIIEIAGGREVFSQSRGKVAARKSRFLAASNSINNEDIQTDNKLVKKNNKSPSTQTIWELRSRCGETRKQRANREVTETVFASEVHSVRRNPTKSILDYDSPKSNRSNRIINYDSILNSNNVEYTVPKSITDLDYGLPKSCVDYQSNHNTPARSMAIVSDGEVVVFDDIDDNWQGLRLDLASSNTNQVTTTSLDLETDDSQRGRIAPEPPSSSVGSTPSPTTAYHRNTSEFFKVVTPASDCEADSPSPERNHKVARVIGELPIAQYSGSPRRYGVRENTQLPSLLSSPSMYMTPRPGFPQRVLPTTPNHNKKEDISAEIIVDKTVIENISNEDQIVHPSTPSPKAEEEEEDSLKPSTLPADNISSLVSPGGSTFDYLYEFSETRKVLEEFFKCPAPTKEKENNIESFPFQDLDYELRRQGGSAYVGQRLASGPPTTEEVMVHESPKKQRADFPQNTGEHENNFLDLSVGTGSSEDLGETEVGLQVGHSRNFTLSPETTDCDSNCGDLDSEVSLMMMDNELMPASGLLGSVGDLGNNSDSLRIYTSMPVLEDGLSSGHASDTDNNNPTVMLMKRQINEIEKEIIQRTRNDMLGTNENDSGKDVSLNVTKDILNTLKTTSPDLFIAKKENSYDTNELQLDGLDPLGTPPPPAPQGRQSVSLEVNCGEVEAAIKDIRMALQRTKTLPVKSPSEEPPEPSVSPIWIPSIMDGRRRICMESNSEESDARRVGDEADVEIEECPDEEEADTDLETDRLLGQQRTDDQGFYDDKDKEGKKKSRNKEDLLDDPSVLIEGVLFRARYLGSTQLVCEGQPTKSTRMCQAEEAVSRIKAPDGDSQPSTEVDLFISTEKIMVLNTDLKEIMMDHALRTISYIADIGDLVVLMARRRFVPHEMEEVPKINRTPKMICHVFESEEAQFIAQSIGQAFQVAYMEFLKANGIEDHSFVKEMDYQEVLNSQEIFGDELQMFAKKEMQKEVVVPKAKGEILGVVIVESGWGSMLPTVVIANLAPAGAAARCGQLNIGDQIIAINGVSLVGLPLSTCQTYIKNSKNQTVVKLTVVPCAPVVEVKIKRPDTKYQLGFSVQNGVICSLLRGGIAERGGVRVGHRIIEINNQSVVAVPHEKIVNLLATSVGEILMKTMPTSMFRLLTGQESPVYI, from the exons ATGAGACAG AATGGACATCCTGTTGCGAGACATGAACGCGCCGTGGCGATGACAAGTCTGATCTTGGAGAACGCCGACTTGAATCGACTCTTTCCGAAATGCCGGCCTAGGGGCGGTCCACCCCCGGCCCCGGGGGCCTCCACGCAGAGCAGCCAGCAGCCGCATGACAGCCCCTGCCAGACGGAGGCCGCTGCTATcaccaccgccaccgccgcgaCCGCCGCAACAGCCGCTGTCACCATCGCCTCTACGAACACGTCGACAAGCGTCTCCGCGATATCGGACGACATGATCGACCTCGAGCGCGACACCTCCGACAG GTATAGGAAACGAGCGAATGGCAGAAAAAAATCAGGTTCGCTGTCCCGTAGGACGGCGAGCGTGGCGCCCGGTTTCACGGTCGAGGGCCAACTACCGCACGCCACGAAGCCGCTTTCGTCGAGCTCGTCCTCGGCGTCAGGACGCAGCGAGGACGCGCCGCAATACGGGAGTCTACCGGGCAGCGATCACCAGGGACAATCGCAGCAGGACGATAGCGGGCCCGAGGAGAGTCCCGTGTACATTCTGACCTCGGCCAAGGGTGGCCCCAGCTACAAGCTTCGGGATTCGAG AATTATAGAAATTGCTGGTGGTCGAGAAGTATTCTCACAAAGCCGAGGGAAGGTAGCAGCTAGAAAATCACGATTTCTGGCTGCatcaaattctataaataacgAGGATATTCAAACTGATAATAAGCTAGTTAAGAAGAATAACAAATCTCCTAGCACGCAGACCATATGGGAGTTAAGAAGCcg ATGCGGTGAAACCAGAAAGCAACGTGCAAACCGGGAAGTAACAGAGACTGTATTTGCCTCAGAGGTACACTCAGTACGACGCAATCCTACAAAGTCCATTCTCGATTACGACTCACCTAAGAGCAACCGTAGCAATCGCATAATTAATTAcgattcaattttaaatagcaATAATGTAGAATATACGGTACCAAAAAGTATTACCGACCTGGACTATGGATTACCAAAAAGTTGCGTAGATTATCAATCAAATCACAACACACCTGCGAGAAGTATGGCTATTGTCAGCGACGGCGAAGTTGTTGTTTTCGACGATATCGATGACAATTGGCAGGGATTGCGATTAGATTTGGCGTCGAGTAACACAAATCAAGTGACGACGACGAGTCTAGATTTGGAGACAGATGATTCTCAGAGAGGTCGTATCGCACCGGAACCACCTAGTTCCAGCGTTGGAAGTACACCTAGTCCTACAACGGCATATCACCGCAATACTTCAGAATTCTTTAAA GTTGTTACACCAGCGAGTGATTGCGAGGCAGATTCTCCTTCTCCAGAACGTAATCATAAAGTTGCAAGAGTTATTGGTGAATTACCAATTGCACAGTATTCTGGCAGTCCAAGGCGTTATGGAGTCCGCGAAAATACACAGCTTCCTAGCTTGTTATCATCGCCTTCAATGTATATGACACCGAGGCCTGGTTTTCCTCAAAGAGTATTACCAACAACACCAAATCACAATAAG AAGGAAGATATCTCTGCAGAAATCATTGTAGACAAGACTgtgatagaaaatattagtaaCGAAGACCAGATTGTACATCCTTCAACTCCATCACCAAAGGccgaagaggaagaggaagactCTTTAAAACCGTCAACTTTACCTGCTGATAATATAAGCAGTCTTGTCTCGCCAGGCGGTAGCACTTTTGACTATCTGTACGAATTTTCAGAGACTAGAAAAGtattagaagaatttttcaaatgtcCGGCGCcgacgaaagaaaaagaaaacaacatAGAGTCTTTTCCTTTCCAA GATCTTGATTATGAACTGCGAAGACAAGGAGGAAGTGCATACGTTGGCCAGCGATTAGCTAGTGGTCCACCGACAACGGAGGAAGTTATGGTACATGAATCTCCTAAAAAACAGCGGGCAGATTTTCCACAAAAT acGGGTGAACACGAAAACAATTTCCTAGACCTGTCAGTAGGTACTGGTAGTAGTGAAGATCTTGGAGAAACTGAGGTCGGTTTACAAGTAGGACACTCACGTAATTTTACGCTGAGTCCGGAAACGACCGACTGTGACAGCAATTGCGGAGATCTCGATAGCGAAGTGTCCCTCATGATGATGGATAATGAATTAATGCCAGCAAGTGGCCTTCTCGGATCGGTCGGTGATTTGGGGAATAATTCGGATTCCCTGAGAATATATACTAGCATGCCGGTGTTAGAAGACGGCCTGTCCAGCGGACACGCGAGCGATACTGACAACAATAATCCTACTGTGATGCTCATGAAACGGCAAATAAACGAAATAGAAAAGGAAATCATTCAGAGAACTCGTAACGACATGTTAGGCACAAATGAGAATGATTCTGGAAAGGACGTCAGTCTGAATGTaacgaaagatattttgaacaCGCTAAAGACTACGTCCCCTGATCTGTTTATcgcgaagaaagaaaattcgtACGATACGAACGAGTTACAACTCGACGGACTGGATCCATTGGGCACGCCACCGCCGCCGGCGCCTCAAGGACGGCAAAGTGTATCTCTGGAGGTGAACTGCGGCGAGGTAGAGGCGGCTATTAAAGACATTAGGATGGCACTGCAAAGAACTAAAACTCTGCCTGTGAAGTCCCCGTCCGAAGAACCGCCGGAGCCGAGCGTCAGTCCGATATGGATACCAAG TATAATGGATGGCAGGCGGAGAATTTGTATGGAGAGCAATAGCGAGGAATCGGATGCGCGCCGCGTAGGCGACGAAGCCGACGTGGAAATTGAGGAATGTCCGGATGAAGAAGAGGCGGATACCGATCTCGAAACGGATCGGTTACTTGGGCAGCAGAGAACGGACGATCAAGGATTTTACGACGACAAG GATAAGgagggaaagaaaaagagcagAAACAAAGAAG ACTTGTTGGATGATCCCTCAGTGTTGATTGAAGGAGTCTTGTTCCGCGCGAGGTACTTGGGATCTACGCAACTGGTATGCGAGGGTCAACCGACGAAATCGACTCGAATGTGTCAAGCGGAGGAGGCCGTTTCTAGGATAAAG GCACCGGACGGTGACAGTCAGCCAAGCACGGAGGTAGACCTTTTCATTTCGACGGAAAAGATCATGGTTCTCAACACTGATCTGAAGGAGATCATGATGGATCACGCATTACGCACGATTTCGTACATAGCGGATATCGGCGATCTTGTAGTGCTAATGGCGCGGCGACGCTTCGTGCCGCACGAAATGGAGGAAGTACCGAAAATTAACCGAACTCCCAAGATGATCTGTCACGTTTTCGAAAGTGAGGAAGCTCAATTCATAGCACAAAGTATCGGACAAGCGTTCCAAGTAGCTTACATGGAGTTCCTAAAGGCAAACGGGATAGAAGATCATAGTTTCGTGAAGGAAATGGATTATCAAGAAGTGCTCAATTCGCAAGAGATATTTGGCGACGAGCTGCAGATGTTTGCAAAGAAAGAAATGCAGAAAGAG GTGGTGGTACCGAAGGCGAAGGGCGAGATCCTCGGCGTTGTAATTGTTGAGTCTGGATGGGGCTCTATGCTGCCAACCGTAGTCATAGCTAATTTGGCGCCGGCCGGCGCCGCCGCCCGTTGCGGACAGCTTAACATTGGCGATCAGATAATAGCGATTAACGGTGTATCGTTAGTCGGCTTGCCTTTGTCCACGTGTCAGACTTACATAAAGAATTCCAAGAATCAGACGGTCGTCAAGCTGACTGTCGTACCGTGCGCGCCTGTAGTCGAAGTGAAAATCAAGAGACCCGACACGAAATATCAGTTAGGATTTAGTGTACAGAATGGAGTGATATGTAGTCTATTGAGAGGTGGTATCGCCGAACGGGGCGGAGTTCGCGTGGGCCATAGGATAATTGAAATCAATAATCAGAGTGTTGTTGCTGTACCACACGAAAAGATTGTTAATCTTCTGGCCACATCAGTGGGAGAG atTTTGATGAAAACAATGCCCACATCGATGTTTAGGCTGTTAACCGGCCAGGAGTCTCCGGTGTACATATAA